ATCCTAGATTTTTTCGGGGTTCTTTTGATGCATCCAAGAAAAATTCTGTTGCAAAGAAAGTGAGAGGTCAAACCCTTTTAAGCAAATACACATGATAGAGACATGAGCTTAATTAGTTCTTCTCTTTCCTTCATTCCTCTTTCATTCATGggatataaatatatatctcTCACACATGTCAGTATTTCTTCAGGTTGGAGCACCACCTGAAGTGGTGGCTAGGCTAGAAGAAGCTTGCGCATCGGCTGGTTCTATGGCCCCCGCTAACACAGGCTGCATCGGCGAAGATCCAGCCCTTGACCAATTCATGGAGGCTTACTGTGAGATGCTGACCAAGTATGAGCAAGAGCTCTCTAAACCCTTAAAGGAAGCCATGCTTTTTCTTCAGAGGGTTGAGTGTCAATTCAAAGCTCTCACTGTTTCCTCTCCAATTTCTGGTGATCATAACCTCTCCCTCTACCCCCACCCCCACCCTTTcccctctctttctttccttctctcgGTGTGTTAAGGTCTTTGAGctccaaattaaaatatattttacttgtttattattgttgatttgattctttattaaaatactaatagGACTTCATGCATGTGTTTGTTTCCAAGAAGGATTAATTAACAACATCGAAGAGCTTGTTTCCCAAAGTGGGTGCTATTATATTCATTTCCCTGGcatgtacatttttttttctttccctagATGCAACTGTTTGAGGTGGTATGGTATCCATAGAGAAGACGGTCTTTCTTGCTGAACATCGATGGGGTGGTAGGGTTAATGTTCTCTGATTTGATTCTCTTCTCGGTGCTtgtgtattttgttttgtttttcttcaattctacTTCCTGTATTGGTAGATATTGGCCCATTTATTTCCAATCAATATTGTACTAGTACTGTTGTTGATGTTGTTGAAAGCTAGGTTCTTATAATTTATATGCGTTTTTGCCAGACAATTGTAAGTACTTTTGGAGATTGCTAGTTTAATATCTGGCTGCTAGAGTCTCGATTGCATAGAAGATTCTTCGTAGAAAGCAACTCATACATCTGGCTGATAAGATGGCAATTGCAGGGCTTAGATGtttaaagttttgaaaataGATGAGATACACAGGTGATCATATTTTAGTGAGTTGAGGGATAATAGTGTTCATATTTTTAGGGTTCCTTGAGAATTTTAGTGTTCATATTATGGATCACGAGCTTAAAACATTTAAGGATGACAGAAACACGGATGGGGGTAATGCGATTAGAGGCTGATCAGTATGGACTTGTGATGCGTGAAGGAGATCTGCATCCATTGTAAAAGGACCTTTTCTCTAGTGGTTGTGTATTTTATGGAAGTCAGAACAGCTTGTAGTGTgttcttttgttcttttgacAGCAAAGTCACTAGTTTTGCTGGAATTGGAGTAGGTTCTCCCATAGGATACCTAAATCACAATACATGTCAAGGGACTAAATTTGATTCACaatctttcatttatttttcataaggAACTGTAGTGATAACCGTGTATTTAAGGGACGAAACTTCTTGAAGGGAGTTGTGGTTGTCTCTACCTGTTGAAAGATTTCTGTAATACAACTAATAATTTCTTAGCTAAATTAGAGTTATATGAAGCTGTGAGAACTTATTTCCAACCTTATAAGGTAATTTTCTTCGTATAATGAGTGATGTGTGTTAATGTTGCATCTAGGTAGAATTTCTTGGTCTATCTGGTTCTGCATGGGCAATAATGCAGTCCTCTATGGATTAACATGTATGCATATATTCTTCTTACTTTGTTGGCTTCGGAGCAAGATATACTGAGTCGGAAAACAAGCACTTATAGGCCTCTAATGGACTTGGACTGTTAGTAAATCCATTTGttgtaattaaaatgcaatcCGTTTCATTTGCATCTCCTAAATATTAATGGACTTCATTCATGCTCCCTAGTTGTTACAGTGATACTGCCATGATTCTTTAGTTATAATGTAGGATCGCATGAGCGTGAACAAGGTGTAAGAGTTTCTGGAGTGTTTTTCAATCTTATCAACGAAACCCTAGTCTGTCTGATGAATTTTTCCAAGTCGGTACAATGATGAATTTCTTAGTGCTAGAACGGTGCAGAACTTGTATTCAGATTATCTCTTCTTTTCCCTCTGCAAATATAGGGCAAATTCATAATGAGGTAGTATATGTAGAGTTTTGTCGATCTATATTCATGAAGCCTTCCTCATTGATGCAAGGATATCTTTCGTTGTCTTATGTTATTGCTCTTTTTATATACCTTTTAGATAAATGGTTGTTTGATTAGAGTTATAAGGATGGTTCATCAGAATCAGATTCATTGAATTTGTTACTGTCTGTCTCTTTCCTTGTAATTCATGAAAAAAGTAGGAAAGGATAGGACCAGAAAATACATTTGAAGGACTAGCTTCcctctttttcaagaaaatgggTGAAGTTTAAATAATTGTATGTTTCCATATGTAAGTGGTAATGGAGCAAGGTTTTTCTGTTGCAGCAGCAGTATGGATGCTGCTTTACTGTCTTTCAACACAATTACTACGAAAATATCATGCTAGTTGCCGCAGTAACTTTTCATGGGATATTTTAATGCGTTTTGAGCTGCTAACTCATTTGTGTTGTCATCAGGTTGTGGTGATGGCAATGATAGGAATGTGTCATCTGAAGAAGAGGTTGATGTGAATAACAACTTCATAGATCCTCAAGCTGAAGATCAAGAACTGAAGGGTCAGCTACTTCGCAGGTACAGTGGATATTTAGGGAGTCTCAAGCAGGAATtcatgaaaaagagaaagaaagggaagtTACCGAAAGAAGCCAGGCAACAGCTGCTAGATTGGTGGAGCAGGCATTACAAATGGCCATATCCATCGGTATGTATGGTTTTTATCATCTAACCTCGTCAATGCCATACTTTGTTGCGCCTTAGTGTAAGAATTAGAAGCCGGGGAAGCTTTTATGTCCCTCTTCATGTCACAGCACCGTAAAAGCTGATTTTTCTCCTCTCCTTTCTCTCATCACTGGCTTCTGTTGCATCCGACAAGTGGTTAATGAAGACTTTTAGTGGATCTAAATTAACCCTTGTTTGCTTCCCCTCGGTTAATTACCTCTTGGTTTagatttccttgttttttcaaaGATGTTTTTGGTGGCTGCGGATGATTCTCAAACCTTTTCTTACATATTTGTTTGTGCCGAGtggaattttatttaaagtgcAAACTATAAGTAATTCAACTCTTGTAAGTAGGTAGTTAAATAGTTCATCACTTTGTGTCGGAGATTACATTATGTTTGACAAttgtttatgtatatttttgttcatagatttttttagctattttatgTGTCAACAGGAGTCGCAGAAGCTGGCCCTTGCTGAATCCACTGGTCTGGATCAGAAGCAAATAAACAACTGGTTCATTAACCAAAGGAAACGACACTGGAAACCATCGGAAGACATGCAGTTTGTGGTGATGGATGCCGGCCATCCTCATTACTACATGGATAATGTTTTGGGCAATCCTTTCCCAATGGACATCTCTCCCACACTGCTTTGAAGATCATGCATGGTACATGATTGATCTTCACCGCTGGAATGCAAGTGAAATTCTTCACACGCTTGCCCCATTTGACgtgcaaattatatatttgtgtaCTTTTATGCATCCGGAGGCTATCTAATGTAGTTGAATGTTGTGAAACTAGCCCGTCTCttaattatatagatatatatatatagtatagtAATGTTCTCCACTCTCAAGTGTTGTTTATAGATGGGTGTGGGTGCCTGGCTCCTGCTAGGTTAAGACTCTCAGGGCATAAAGAAATGCCATTTCTTGACTGGGGGCTCCTCGCTATTATACTTGCATGAATCATATACCGCTTATGCCTGTTCCGGGGCCATGGATATCAAATTGAAGCTCACGCGTGTTCTATGTTAATCATCGGTGCATTGCTCCATTCCCCGTTTACACTGGAgtcttttttggctgaaatgAACTCTTGCTCATGCGATAGTTCATATTTATGAAGTTTTCATGTCAAGTCTTTATTGTTTCTAGTGTTGATCATCATGTTATGGGTCTGCTTTTTCATGTCCTTGTGGAAGTCTTAAAACTTCCTATATGTGAATTCGATTACAGACTCATTTACTTTCGACAAAATTTTGGGATCTAGTCTGGAAAAGGGGGCCGTATCTGGTGACTTGGTAGGG
This is a stretch of genomic DNA from Populus alba chromosome 11, ASM523922v2, whole genome shotgun sequence. It encodes these proteins:
- the LOC118061385 gene encoding homeobox protein knotted-1-like LET6; the protein is MEGGGGDGGSSTTSCMMAFGDNSNGLCPMMMMTPLMSSSSSAHHHHHHHRANEGDSSISNTLFLPLPPTNNQGHNRIHSNASGSSSMIIDDHNHNNTVTATGCYFMDNNDGSSSSVKAKIMAHPHYHRLLAAYANCQKVGAPPEVVARLEEACASAGSMAPANTGCIGEDPALDQFMEAYCEMLTKYEQELSKPLKEAMLFLQRVECQFKALTVSSPISGCGDGNDRNVSSEEEVDVNNNFIDPQAEDQELKGQLLRRYSGYLGSLKQEFMKKRKKGKLPKEARQQLLDWWSRHYKWPYPSESQKLALAESTGLDQKQINNWFINQRKRHWKPSEDMQFVVMDAGHPHYYMDNVLGNPFPMDISPTLL